One segment of Oscillospiraceae bacterium MB08-C2-2 DNA contains the following:
- a CDS encoding phosphoribosylformylglycinamidine synthase translates to MSVFSIYVEKKPPYAVEAKAVLADLRTALGMEGIASLRIIQRYFVQNMTQEDFDSARDTIFSEPQVDVVYDQLPEGGSQPGSHLFAVEYLPGQFDQRADSCAQCIALSTAKEPPLVRSARVFLLEGELSADQLEAVKAYLINPVESREASLETPTTLEADYPEPSAEPMLTGFIDMDTPALEAFLAQYGLAMDFEDLAFCQRYFRDEEHRDPCLTEIRMIDTYWSDHCRHTTFLTHIDSVTIEHPAAAKTFERYTQLRETLYAGKDKPMTLMDMAVIGAKALSAQGLLSQLDESEEINACTVKIQVDQDGVPTEWLLLFKNETHNHPTEIEPFGGAATCLGGAIRDPLSGRSYVYQAMRVTGAGNPWEPTAQTRPGKLPQRKIVQTAAAGYSAYGNQVGLATGHVHELYHPGYQAKRMEIGAVIGAAPRANVVRLVPEPGDVVILLGGRTGRDGCGGATGSSKSHTADSLESCGAEVQKGNPPEERKIQRLFRNPEATRLIKRCNDFGAGGVSVAIGELADGLIIDLDSVPKKYAGLSGTELAISESQERMAVVVSPEDARAFIKLARWENLEATLVATVTEEPRLVMNWKGQEIVNLARSFLNSNGADKHASVVIPAMENKQESGLAADPADMTGFFSNPRLCTQKGLVQRFDSTIGAGTLLMPFGGKYQTTPAQAMAAKLPVLGAETTAASVMAWGFDPYLSRQNPYLGAMLAVIESVAKVLAAGGSLSQCWLTFQEYFGRTKGDPLRWGAPLAALLGALEAQLQLKIAAIGGKDSMSGSFEELDVPHTLVSFAASVTQTDRVISPEFKQAESSVYCLTPRMLADGTPDFEDLLELFALVEKLIAQKKIRAAWALGPGGLAEGVAKMSLGNRIGFEASRPIPTKPAYGGFILEAAELPGLESCLVGHTISRPVLTNMPWEMEIEAIEHLLSGSHAKVFPTRTGDSKEKVPTFTHTAEKWKGPKIGVASPRVLIPVFPGTNCEYDTAEAFRRAGANPHIFVVRSLTPHTTQKSVEAFVREIRRSNIIAIPGGFSGGDEPDGSGKFITAFFRNPSITEAVTALLQQRDGLMCGICNGFQALIKLGLVSYGEIRDMDEDCPTLTFNTIGRHQSGLVQTRVASNKSPWLMHTRPGEEYTVPISHGEGRFVASPEMLEQLAQNGQIATQYVDFEGQPTMDIDFNPNQSIGAVEGITSPDGRIFGKMGHTERWGQGLYVNFPHEAMPIFRGAVDYFSF, encoded by the coding sequence ATGTCTGTGTTTTCCATCTATGTGGAGAAGAAGCCGCCCTATGCTGTTGAGGCCAAGGCGGTTCTGGCCGACCTGCGCACAGCGCTGGGTATGGAGGGAATTGCTTCGCTGCGAATTATCCAGCGGTATTTTGTCCAGAATATGACGCAGGAGGATTTTGACAGCGCCCGGGATACGATTTTTTCCGAGCCGCAGGTGGATGTGGTCTATGACCAGCTCCCCGAGGGCGGAAGCCAGCCCGGCTCCCATCTTTTCGCTGTGGAATATCTACCCGGCCAGTTTGACCAGCGGGCGGATTCCTGCGCCCAGTGCATCGCCCTTTCCACCGCCAAAGAACCGCCTCTGGTGCGCAGCGCCCGGGTGTTTCTTCTGGAAGGAGAGCTCAGCGCCGACCAACTTGAAGCAGTCAAGGCTTATCTCATTAACCCGGTGGAAAGCCGGGAAGCCAGCCTTGAAACCCCCACCACCTTGGAGGCCGATTACCCGGAGCCTTCTGCCGAGCCTATGCTCACCGGCTTTATCGATATGGATACGCCTGCGCTGGAAGCCTTTCTTGCCCAGTATGGTCTTGCCATGGATTTTGAGGATTTGGCCTTCTGCCAGCGGTATTTCCGGGATGAAGAGCACCGTGACCCCTGCCTCACCGAAATTCGCATGATTGATACCTATTGGTCGGATCACTGCCGCCACACCACCTTCCTGACCCACATTGATTCGGTTACCATTGAGCATCCTGCCGCCGCCAAAACCTTTGAGCGCTACACCCAGCTGCGGGAAACCCTGTATGCAGGCAAAGATAAACCCATGACCCTGATGGATATGGCTGTCATCGGCGCCAAGGCACTTTCCGCCCAGGGGCTTCTGAGCCAACTGGATGAATCGGAGGAAATCAACGCCTGCACCGTGAAAATTCAGGTGGATCAGGATGGCGTTCCCACCGAGTGGCTGCTGCTCTTTAAAAACGAAACCCACAACCATCCCACCGAAATTGAGCCCTTCGGCGGAGCCGCCACCTGCTTGGGCGGGGCCATTCGTGACCCCCTTTCGGGACGGAGCTATGTCTATCAGGCCATGCGGGTAACCGGAGCGGGCAACCCTTGGGAGCCCACCGCCCAGACCCGGCCTGGCAAGCTGCCCCAGCGCAAAATTGTGCAGACAGCGGCCGCAGGCTACAGCGCCTATGGCAATCAGGTTGGCCTTGCCACCGGCCATGTTCATGAGCTTTACCATCCCGGCTATCAGGCCAAGCGTATGGAAATCGGCGCTGTCATCGGAGCGGCTCCCCGTGCCAATGTGGTGCGGCTGGTGCCTGAGCCGGGTGATGTGGTCATCCTTTTGGGCGGGCGCACCGGCCGGGATGGCTGCGGCGGCGCAACCGGTTCCTCCAAAAGCCACACCGCCGATTCGCTGGAAAGCTGCGGTGCCGAGGTTCAAAAGGGAAATCCCCCTGAGGAGCGCAAAATCCAGCGGCTTTTCCGCAACCCGGAGGCCACCCGCCTGATCAAGCGCTGCAACGACTTTGGCGCTGGCGGCGTTTCGGTTGCCATCGGTGAGTTGGCCGATGGGCTGATCATCGATCTGGATTCTGTACCGAAAAAATATGCCGGGCTCAGCGGCACCGAGCTGGCCATCAGCGAAAGCCAAGAACGTATGGCAGTAGTGGTCTCTCCGGAGGATGCCAGAGCCTTTATCAAGCTGGCCCGCTGGGAAAATCTGGAGGCTACCCTTGTGGCCACTGTCACCGAGGAACCCCGGCTGGTTATGAACTGGAAGGGGCAGGAAATTGTCAATCTGGCCCGGAGCTTTCTTAACTCCAACGGTGCGGATAAGCATGCCTCTGTGGTGATTCCCGCCATGGAAAACAAGCAGGAAAGCGGCCTTGCCGCAGACCCGGCGGATATGACCGGCTTTTTCTCCAACCCCCGCCTGTGCACCCAAAAGGGTCTGGTACAGCGCTTTGATTCCACCATCGGGGCCGGTACCCTGCTGATGCCTTTCGGTGGAAAATACCAAACCACCCCCGCTCAGGCTATGGCGGCCAAGCTGCCGGTGCTGGGAGCGGAAACCACCGCCGCTTCGGTGATGGCATGGGGCTTTGACCCTTATCTTTCCCGGCAGAACCCTTATCTGGGAGCCATGCTGGCGGTGATCGAATCGGTTGCCAAGGTTCTGGCGGCTGGGGGAAGCCTTTCCCAGTGCTGGCTGACCTTTCAGGAATATTTTGGGCGTACAAAGGGCGATCCGCTCCGCTGGGGCGCTCCTTTAGCCGCCCTGCTGGGCGCTTTAGAAGCACAGCTACAGTTGAAAATCGCTGCTATTGGCGGCAAGGATTCCATGAGCGGCAGCTTTGAGGAGCTGGATGTTCCCCATACGCTGGTTTCCTTTGCGGCCTCGGTAACCCAGACTGACCGGGTGATTTCGCCCGAATTCAAACAGGCGGAAAGCAGTGTCTACTGCCTCACTCCACGTATGCTGGCGGATGGAACCCCTGATTTTGAAGATTTGCTGGAGCTGTTCGCTCTGGTTGAAAAGCTCATTGCCCAGAAGAAAATCCGTGCGGCATGGGCTTTGGGCCCGGGCGGCTTGGCAGAAGGCGTTGCCAAGATGTCCCTTGGCAACCGCATCGGCTTTGAGGCCTCTCGGCCTATCCCCACCAAGCCTGCCTATGGCGGGTTTATTCTGGAAGCGGCGGAGTTGCCCGGCTTGGAAAGCTGCTTAGTCGGCCATACCATCAGCCGCCCCGTTCTGACCAATATGCCTTGGGAGATGGAAATTGAAGCCATCGAGCATCTTCTTTCTGGAAGCCACGCCAAAGTGTTCCCCACCCGTACTGGCGATTCCAAAGAGAAGGTTCCCACCTTTACACATACTGCCGAGAAATGGAAGGGGCCTAAAATCGGCGTAGCCTCCCCCCGAGTGCTCATTCCCGTTTTCCCCGGCACCAACTGTGAATACGATACCGCTGAGGCCTTCCGCCGTGCGGGAGCCAATCCTCACATCTTTGTTGTGCGCAGTCTGACACCCCACACCACCCAAAAATCCGTGGAGGCTTTTGTGCGGGAAATTCGCAGAAGCAATATCATCGCTATTCCCGGGGGCTTTTCCGGCGGCGACGAGCCGGATGGCTCCGGCAAGTTTATCACCGCCTTTTTCCGCAATCCTTCCATTACCGAGGCGGTTACCGCTCTGCTCCAACAGCGGGATGGCCTGATGTGCGGCATCTGCAACGGTTTTCAGGCTCTAATCAAGCTGGGTCTTGTCTCCTACGGCGAGATTCGGGATATGGATGAAGACTGCCCCACTTTGACCTTCAATACCATTGGCCGCCATCAGTCCGGGCTGGTGCAGACCCGGGTGGCCTCCAATAAATCCCCGTGGCTGATGCACACCCGCCCCGGCGAAGAATACACCGTCCCCATTTCCCATGGCGAGGGTCGATTCGTTGCTTCCCCCGAAATGCTGGAGCAGCTGGCTCAAAACGGCCAGATCGCTACCCAGTATGTGGATTTTGAAGGCCAGCCCACTATGGATATTGATTTCAACCCCAACCAGTCTATTGGCGCCGTGGAGGGCATCACCTCCCCCGACGGCCGCATCTTCGGCAAAATGGGTCACACCGAGCGCTGGGGCCAGGGGCTGTATGTTAACTTCCCCCACGAGGCCATGCCGATCTTCCGTGGTGCTGTGGATTACTTTTCTTTTTAG
- the prmA gene encoding 50S ribosomal protein L11 methyltransferase, whose protein sequence is MQWIQYDIYTSTAQIDALCDRLTDIGVEGVAISDSADFAEFLAGKQGRWDYIDDEVMKLQNAETKVTFYLPEGDQGQQLLEAAGELVAALRKENEDGRWGRLATGSTSLREEDWAEGWKKYYVPTRIGKKLVVCPSWEQYQPQPEDVVIHLDPGMAFGTGTHQSTRMCMAHTENHLNAGDTVLDIGCGSGILAVTALLLGASSAVGVDLEEVAVVTARENAILNHVEDKATFLMGDLAAQVTGTFDLIYANIVADVICRLCPSVPGLLNPGGRLITSGIIDTREADVLAALEQSGLTVIDRLTEGGWVSLCCERKA, encoded by the coding sequence ATGCAGTGGATACAATACGATATTTACACCTCCACCGCCCAAATTGATGCTCTCTGCGACCGCCTCACCGATATCGGTGTGGAAGGGGTTGCCATTTCCGATTCCGCCGATTTTGCGGAATTTCTGGCGGGCAAACAGGGCCGCTGGGATTACATCGACGATGAAGTCATGAAGCTGCAAAACGCCGAAACCAAGGTGACCTTTTATCTCCCCGAGGGAGATCAGGGTCAGCAGCTTTTGGAGGCCGCCGGTGAGCTGGTGGCCGCTCTGCGTAAGGAAAATGAGGATGGCCGCTGGGGCCGCCTTGCCACCGGAAGCACCTCACTGCGGGAGGAGGATTGGGCCGAAGGCTGGAAGAAATACTATGTGCCCACCCGCATCGGTAAAAAGCTGGTAGTCTGCCCCTCTTGGGAGCAGTATCAGCCCCAGCCCGAGGATGTGGTGATTCACCTTGACCCGGGCATGGCTTTTGGCACCGGCACCCACCAATCCACCCGCATGTGCATGGCGCATACGGAGAATCATCTGAATGCAGGGGATACTGTGCTGGATATTGGCTGCGGCAGCGGCATTCTGGCAGTAACTGCCTTGCTGCTGGGGGCTTCCTCCGCTGTAGGCGTGGATTTAGAAGAGGTGGCCGTGGTTACCGCTCGGGAAAACGCGATCCTCAACCATGTGGAGGATAAGGCAACGTTTTTGATGGGCGATCTTGCCGCACAGGTAACCGGCACCTTTGATTTGATTTATGCCAACATTGTAGCGGATGTAATCTGCCGCTTATGCCCCTCTGTTCCGGGTTTGCTGAATCCAGGCGGACGGCTTATTACCTCCGGCATCATCGATACCCGAGAGGCCGATGTTCTGGCTGCTTTGGAGCAATCGGGGCTGACTGTTATCGACCGCCTGACCGAGGGCGGCTGGGTTTCCCTTTGCTGTGAGCGGAAGGCTTAA
- a CDS encoding GNAT family N-acetyltransferase produces the protein MDFRKATLEDVPALAELRKQQLIDEGLLPLQNIDAQLKHYFSRCLMDASFIGWLAIDGAIIATSGLCFYQLPPSYANPSGKIAYITNVFTVKTHRRQGIASILLDKILQEVRIQGVSVVRLHASSDGKDLYAKFGFSPAEGYMALNL, from the coding sequence ATGGATTTTAGAAAAGCGACATTGGAAGATGTTCCCGCATTAGCAGAGCTTCGCAAACAACAGCTGATTGATGAGGGGCTTCTGCCCTTGCAGAACATTGATGCACAGCTTAAGCATTACTTTAGCCGTTGTCTGATGGATGCTTCCTTTATCGGGTGGCTTGCAATTGATGGTGCCATTATTGCCACAAGTGGATTGTGCTTTTATCAATTGCCGCCTTCTTATGCGAATCCATCGGGCAAAATAGCCTATATTACCAACGTTTTTACCGTAAAAACACACAGAAGGCAAGGCATAGCTTCCATTCTACTGGATAAAATTCTGCAAGAAGTTCGCATACAAGGGGTTTCTGTTGTCAGGTTACACGCTTCGTCCGATGGTAAAGACCTTTATGCTAAGTTTGGCTTTAGTCCGGCTGAAGGGTATATGGCTCTGAATCTTTAG
- a CDS encoding 16S rRNA (uracil(1498)-N(3))-methyltransferase: MPRFFVDSVAGETTSLFGADAAHITRSLRMRPGEALTLCDGRGMDYHCEILSAEADEVALRVLESCPSKSEPSLRLTLFQALPKGDKMEFIVQKAVELGVCSIVPVLTEFCVSRPDSKKWEAKQQRYARVALEAAKQSGRGVIPTVEPLCSFSQALACMKAAGQGILLYEKAEAALSSVLEPSAGEISLMVGSEGGFSAGEAAQAREAGIRPALLGPRILRCETAPIAALSAVLYATGNL, translated from the coding sequence ATGCCCCGCTTTTTTGTTGATTCAGTGGCTGGAGAAACCACCAGCCTTTTTGGGGCGGATGCCGCCCATATCACCCGTTCCCTTCGGATGCGCCCCGGTGAGGCTCTCACCCTCTGCGATGGCCGGGGGATGGATTATCACTGTGAGATTCTTTCTGCCGAGGCTGACGAAGTGGCTCTGCGGGTTCTGGAAAGCTGCCCCTCCAAAAGCGAGCCTTCCTTGCGGCTGACCCTTTTTCAGGCACTGCCCAAGGGGGATAAAATGGAGTTTATCGTCCAAAAGGCGGTGGAGCTGGGGGTCTGCTCCATTGTGCCGGTGCTCACCGAATTCTGCGTTTCCCGCCCGGACAGCAAAAAGTGGGAGGCCAAGCAGCAGCGCTATGCCCGTGTGGCCTTGGAGGCCGCCAAGCAATCCGGCCGAGGGGTCATCCCCACAGTGGAGCCCCTTTGCAGCTTTTCGCAGGCACTGGCCTGTATGAAAGCCGCCGGTCAGGGGATACTTCTCTATGAAAAGGCCGAGGCAGCGCTTTCTTCCGTGTTGGAACCATCAGCAGGGGAGATTTCCTTAATGGTGGGCAGTGAGGGCGGTTTTTCGGCTGGGGAGGCCGCACAGGCACGAGAGGCCGGGATACGGCCCGCTTTGCTGGGGCCCCGCATCCTGCGGTGTGAAACGGCACCAATTGCGGCACTTTCCGCCGTGCTTTACGCCACAGGCAACTTGTAA
- a CDS encoding argininosuccinate synthase: MKKQYKKIVLAYSGGLDTSVIIPWLKENYGCEVIAVAADVGQGAELEGLEAKAIKTGASKLYIENLVDEFVDGFIFPTLKAGAKYETYLMGTAFARPIIAQRIAEIALKEGADAIAHGCTGKGNDQVRFELTIKHFAPDMDIIAPWRTWELKSREDEIRYAEAHDVPLNISYETNYSKDMNLWHLSHEGLDLEDPANAPDLDKILELGVSPQKAPDAITSVSITFEKGIPVALDGKQMKGSQLIAELNKLGGANGIGILDLVENRLVGMKSRGVYETPGGTILYHAHEVLESICLDKETSHYKALVAQKYADLVYNGQWFTPLLNSLNAFVDSTQQTVTGEVKLNLYKGNIMNAGVTSPYSLYSEEVATFGEDTVYDQYDSKGFINLFGLPIKVRAIASKNWEEASPLSSGEGK, from the coding sequence ATGAAAAAGCAATACAAAAAGATAGTTTTAGCCTATTCCGGCGGGTTGGATACTTCGGTTATCATCCCGTGGCTCAAAGAAAATTATGGCTGTGAGGTTATCGCCGTAGCCGCCGATGTAGGGCAGGGAGCCGAATTGGAAGGCTTAGAAGCCAAGGCCATCAAAACCGGTGCATCCAAGCTTTACATCGAAAATCTGGTGGATGAATTTGTGGATGGCTTTATTTTCCCCACCCTCAAGGCCGGGGCTAAATACGAAACCTACCTGATGGGCACCGCTTTTGCCCGCCCCATTATTGCCCAGCGCATCGCCGAAATCGCCCTCAAAGAAGGCGCCGATGCCATTGCCCACGGCTGCACCGGCAAGGGCAACGATCAGGTTCGCTTTGAGCTGACCATTAAGCATTTTGCCCCGGATATGGATATCATTGCCCCTTGGCGCACCTGGGAGCTGAAATCCCGTGAGGATGAAATCCGCTATGCCGAGGCTCACGATGTTCCCCTGAATATTTCCTACGAAACCAACTACTCCAAGGATATGAACCTGTGGCACCTTTCCCACGAAGGCCTCGATCTGGAAGACCCCGCCAACGCTCCTGACTTGGATAAGATTTTGGAGCTGGGTGTTTCTCCCCAGAAGGCCCCCGATGCCATTACCTCTGTTTCCATCACCTTTGAAAAGGGCATTCCCGTGGCTCTGGACGGTAAGCAAATGAAGGGTTCTCAGCTTATCGCCGAGCTGAACAAACTGGGCGGCGCGAACGGCATCGGTATCCTTGATCTGGTGGAAAACCGCTTGGTAGGCATGAAAAGCCGCGGCGTTTACGAAACCCCCGGCGGCACCATTCTCTATCACGCTCATGAGGTTCTCGAAAGCATCTGCTTGGATAAGGAAACCAGCCACTACAAGGCTTTGGTAGCCCAGAAATACGCCGATCTTGTTTACAACGGCCAGTGGTTCACCCCTCTGCTCAATTCCCTCAATGCCTTTGTGGACAGCACCCAGCAGACCGTAACCGGTGAGGTTAAGCTGAACCTCTATAAAGGCAACATCATGAATGCCGGTGTCACCAGCCCCTACAGCCTCTATTCCGAGGAGGTTGCTACCTTCGGTGAGGATACCGTTTATGACCAGTATGATTCCAAGGGCTTTATCAACCTGTTTGGCTTGCCCATCAAGGTCAGAGCCATTGCCTCCAAAAACTGGGAGGAGGCATCGCCTCTTTCGTCGGGTGAAGGTAAATAA
- the argH gene encoding argininosuccinate lyase: protein MKLWAGRFAKEADKRLNDFNASISFDCRMAAQDIEGSLAHAAMLEQVGLLSSGDAASISEGLKGILADLESGALEFDPEAEDIHMFVEACLTQRIGDAGKRLHTARSRNDQVAVDLRLYLRDELEQLSHGVQELITVLAELAREHTHTVMPGYTHLQRAQPVTFGHHLCAWAQMLLRDMGRLADAGKRMNQSPLGCGALAGTTYPIDRQLTSRLLGFDQPCANSLDGVSDRDFCLEIASALSIIMVHLSRMSEEIILWCSWEFKFIELDDAFSTGSSIMPQKKNPDIAELVRGKSGRVFGSLMTLLTVMKGLPLAYNKDMQEDKQAIFDCLDTVKMCLEAFTPMVATMTVRKENMREAAAKGFINATDCADYLVKKGLPFRDAYKITGQLVALCIEEGKTLETLPLARYQALSPLFAEDVFEAIDLMTCLNQRTSEGGPSPASVLKQLEALPLSSGIGE from the coding sequence ATGAAGCTATGGGCAGGCCGCTTCGCCAAGGAGGCCGATAAGCGCCTCAACGATTTTAACGCCTCCATCTCCTTTGACTGCCGGATGGCGGCCCAGGATATTGAAGGCTCGCTGGCACACGCCGCTATGCTGGAACAGGTGGGGCTGTTATCTTCCGGCGATGCCGCTTCTATTTCGGAAGGGCTGAAAGGAATTCTGGCTGATCTGGAATCGGGAGCATTGGAGTTTGACCCGGAGGCGGAGGATATCCATATGTTTGTGGAAGCTTGCCTTACCCAGCGCATTGGTGATGCGGGCAAGCGCCTGCATACCGCCCGGAGCCGCAACGATCAGGTGGCGGTGGATTTGCGGCTGTATCTGCGGGATGAGCTGGAGCAGCTTTCCCATGGGGTGCAGGAGCTGATCACCGTGCTGGCCGAGCTTGCCCGGGAGCACACCCACACGGTCATGCCCGGGTATACCCATCTCCAGCGGGCTCAGCCGGTAACCTTTGGGCACCACCTCTGTGCATGGGCGCAGATGCTGCTGCGGGATATGGGACGCCTTGCCGATGCAGGCAAGCGCATGAATCAAAGCCCTCTGGGCTGCGGTGCGCTGGCCGGCACCACCTACCCCATCGACCGACAGTTGACCAGCCGCTTACTGGGCTTTGACCAGCCCTGTGCCAACAGTCTGGATGGTGTTTCGGACCGGGATTTTTGTCTGGAAATTGCCTCCGCTCTTTCCATTATCATGGTTCATCTTTCCCGCATGTCAGAGGAAATCATCCTCTGGTGCTCATGGGAGTTTAAATTCATTGAGCTGGACGATGCCTTTTCCACCGGCTCCTCCATTATGCCCCAGAAGAAAAACCCGGATATCGCCGAATTGGTGCGGGGCAAATCCGGCCGGGTTTTCGGTTCTCTCATGACCCTGCTCACCGTTATGAAGGGTCTGCCGCTGGCTTACAACAAGGATATGCAGGAGGATAAACAGGCCATTTTCGACTGTCTGGATACTGTCAAGATGTGCTTGGAGGCCTTCACCCCCATGGTGGCTACCATGACCGTGCGCAAAGAAAACATGCGGGAAGCGGCGGCTAAGGGCTTTATCAACGCCACCGACTGCGCCGATTATCTGGTGAAAAAGGGTCTCCCCTTCCGGGATGCCTATAAAATTACCGGCCAGCTTGTGGCCCTTTGCATTGAAGAAGGCAAAACACTGGAAACCTTGCCCCTTGCCCGCTATCAAGCTCTTTCACCTCTTTTTGCAGAGGATGTGTTCGAGGCCATTGACCTGATGACCTGCCTGAACCAGCGCACCTCTGAGGGCGGCCCAAGCCCTGCCTCTGTTCTCAAACAGCTAGAGGCACTGCCTCTCTCGTCGGGCATAGGCGAATAA
- the argC gene encoding N-acetyl-gamma-glutamyl-phosphate reductase codes for MKKIQAGIIGATGYAGLEIARILATHPAAELAAVSSVSFTGQALSQVYPSMAGIVDDLLCTDEQAVERSEVIFASLPHGLSEKLARLCFDAGKLFIDMGADFRLHRSEDYLKWYGGQFDDYELHQAAVYAIPELFREQIKGAKIIANPGCYPTSVALGLAPLLKTGAIETSGIVIDSKSGVTGAGRGLTQNTHYPDCNEAFSAYKVASHRHTPEIEQTLSALGGKPASITFVPHLLPINRGILSTMYLTLTGGPSGQELHELYTSFYQSEKFVRIMPLGESANLRNVKLSNYCDISLHPDPRTGRLVVVSVIDNMMKGAAGQAVQNMNLVCGLPEDTGLDFVPPAF; via the coding sequence ATGAAAAAGATTCAAGCAGGAATTATCGGGGCCACCGGCTATGCCGGCTTGGAAATTGCCCGTATTTTAGCCACACATCCGGCGGCGGAGCTGGCGGCGGTCAGCTCGGTGAGCTTTACCGGCCAAGCCCTCAGTCAGGTATACCCTTCCATGGCCGGGATCGTGGATGACCTTCTGTGCACCGATGAACAGGCAGTGGAGCGCTCGGAGGTGATTTTTGCCTCCCTGCCTCACGGCCTTTCAGAAAAGCTGGCTCGTCTCTGCTTTGATGCAGGCAAGCTGTTTATTGATATGGGTGCGGATTTTCGCCTCCACCGCTCCGAGGACTATCTCAAATGGTATGGTGGGCAGTTTGATGACTATGAACTGCATCAAGCGGCGGTTTATGCCATCCCCGAGCTTTTCCGGGAGCAGATTAAGGGAGCAAAGATTATTGCCAACCCCGGCTGCTACCCCACCTCTGTGGCGTTGGGACTGGCTCCCCTGCTCAAAACCGGTGCAATCGAAACCAGCGGGATTGTCATTGATTCCAAATCCGGTGTAACTGGGGCGGGCCGGGGCCTGACCCAGAATACCCATTATCCCGACTGCAACGAGGCTTTTTCCGCTTATAAGGTAGCGAGCCACCGCCATACCCCCGAAATCGAGCAGACCCTTTCCGCTTTAGGCGGCAAGCCCGCCTCCATTACCTTTGTTCCTCACCTTTTGCCCATCAACCGTGGCATTCTTTCCACCATGTATCTCACCCTTACCGGTGGGCCCTCCGGGCAGGAGCTCCATGAGCTTTATACCTCCTTCTACCAGTCGGAAAAGTTTGTCCGAATCATGCCCTTGGGGGAAAGCGCCAACCTGCGCAATGTCAAGCTTTCCAACTACTGCGATATTTCCCTCCACCCGGACCCCCGCACAGGGCGGTTGGTGGTGGTTTCGGTCATTGACAACATGATGAAGGGTGCGGCCGGGCAAGCGGTTCAAAACATGAATCTTGTCTGCGGCCTCCCCGAGGATACCGGCCTTGACTTTGTTCCTCCCGCATTCTAA
- the argJ gene encoding bifunctional glutamate N-acetyltransferase/amino-acid acetyltransferase ArgJ — MKITPISGGVCAPAGFEAAGIHCGIAKKPDKKDLALIVSEVDAACAAVYTQNKVQGAPIWVTQEHIADGKARAILCNSGNANTCNADGPAKAKRMCQLAGDALDIPTEDVVVASTGVIGQSLPIEPIEGSMHTLVSRLSPQGSGDAVKAIMTTDLAEKEIAVSFELGGKTCTIGGIAKGSGMIHPNMATMLAFITTDVCISSGQLQAALDSVVKDTFNMVSVDGDTSTNDMCAVLANGLAGNTPILEDNEDFEQFVSALTHVCIYLARSMAADGEGATKLLECRVTGAPTEKAARILAKSVITSSLFKAAMFGEDANWGRILCALGYAPCDFDIDLVAVTLASAAGSVEVCRMGAGVSFSEEEAKKVLQEKEIEILVSLDQGDGVAVAWGCDLSYDYVKINGDYRS; from the coding sequence ATGAAAATCACACCCATCAGCGGCGGCGTATGTGCCCCGGCCGGTTTTGAAGCCGCAGGCATTCACTGCGGCATTGCCAAAAAGCCCGATAAAAAAGATTTGGCCCTGATTGTCAGTGAGGTGGATGCAGCCTGCGCCGCCGTTTATACCCAAAACAAGGTACAGGGCGCACCCATTTGGGTGACACAGGAGCACATCGCAGACGGCAAGGCCCGGGCGATTCTCTGCAACAGCGGCAACGCCAACACCTGCAATGCGGATGGCCCCGCCAAGGCCAAGCGTATGTGCCAGCTGGCAGGGGATGCACTGGATATCCCCACCGAGGATGTGGTGGTTGCCTCCACCGGCGTAATCGGGCAATCCCTGCCCATTGAGCCCATTGAGGGCAGTATGCATACGCTGGTTTCCCGCCTGAGCCCGCAGGGCAGCGGCGATGCAGTCAAGGCTATTATGACCACCGACCTTGCAGAAAAGGAAATTGCGGTTTCCTTTGAGCTGGGCGGCAAAACCTGCACCATTGGCGGCATTGCCAAGGGCTCGGGAATGATTCACCCCAATATGGCCACTATGCTGGCCTTTATCACCACCGATGTGTGCATTTCCTCCGGGCAGCTCCAAGCCGCTCTGGATAGTGTTGTGAAGGATACCTTCAACATGGTCAGCGTGGATGGGGATACCTCCACCAACGATATGTGCGCTGTGCTGGCCAACGGTCTGGCAGGCAACACCCCTATTTTGGAGGATAACGAGGATTTTGAGCAGTTTGTTTCCGCACTCACCCATGTGTGCATTTATTTGGCCCGCTCCATGGCCGCCGATGGTGAGGGTGCAACCAAGCTGCTGGAATGCCGGGTCACCGGGGCACCCACCGAAAAGGCCGCCCGCATTCTGGCCAAATCGGTGATTACCTCCAGCCTCTTTAAAGCTGCCATGTTCGGTGAGGATGCCAACTGGGGCCGTATCCTCTGCGCTCTTGGCTATGCTCCCTGCGATTTTGATATTGATCTCGTAGCAGTCACCTTGGCTTCTGCCGCCGGTTCTGTTGAGGTGTGCCGCATGGGTGCCGGGGTTTCCTTCAGCGAAGAAGAAGCCAAAAAGGTTTTGCAGGAAAAAGAAATTGAGATTCTTGTCTCTCTCGATCAGGGAGATGGCGTGGCAGTAGCATGGGGCTGTGATCTCAGCTACGATTATGTCAAAATCAACGGAGATTACCGCTCATGA